Proteins from a single region of Sphingomonas swuensis:
- a CDS encoding type IV toxin-antitoxin system AbiEi family antitoxin, whose protein sequence is MICLVSALAYHELTDHIPRRVWVAIGPKDWRPHISYPPIRFVRFSPEALRHHVDTHSAEGAEIRITNPARTVVDLFKYRTKVGPNIAIEGLREVLRTRKATPAEIHNIAAEMKQWKVIQPYLEALTING, encoded by the coding sequence GTGATCTGCCTCGTCTCCGCCCTCGCCTACCACGAGCTGACGGACCACATTCCGCGGCGCGTCTGGGTTGCCATCGGTCCGAAGGACTGGCGCCCTCACATCAGCTATCCCCCTATCCGCTTCGTTCGCTTCTCTCCGGAAGCGCTCCGCCATCACGTCGATACGCACTCCGCCGAAGGAGCAGAAATCCGTATCACCAACCCGGCGCGAACGGTCGTCGACCTGTTCAAGTATCGGACGAAGGTGGGCCCGAACATCGCGATCGAGGGCCTCAGGGAAGTGCTGCGGACCCGGAAAGCCACCCCCGCTGAAATCCACAACATCGCTGCTGAGATGAAGCAGTGGAAAGTCATCCAGCCCTATCTCGAGGCACTTACAATCAATGGCTAA